The Solibacillus sp. FSL W7-1464 genome contains a region encoding:
- a CDS encoding copper-translocating P-type ATPase: protein MESKSKEDYNHKGHHHDHHQSKHKHEVHEHRSQSLNEKSNHYGEEYSKNIQSEPNHHSHNESEHHSHTHRRHDEGGHDKHHGHSIGDFKKRFWVSLVLTIPISYLSMMIQMLFGYHVDFTGDTFLLFLLSTIVFFYGGKPFLLGAWSEIKERAPGMMLLITLAIVTAYVYSTLTAFFIEGSDFYFELATLIVIMLLGHWIEMKSIMGASKALEELIKLMPKEAHKIDASGNIVDVSVEDLKPGNHILVKPGEKIPLDGVIFEGHSTVDESMLTGESVPVEKTAGMNAIGGAINNDGVLKINVTKTGSDTYLAQVIQLVSDAEKTKSKAQGFADTAAKWLFYVAIVAGLITLAYWAVTGDFDFALERMVTVLIIACPHALGLATPLVTSRSTSIAAKNGLLIRNRTSFESAYRINRIVFDKTGTLTEGNFGVTDVHPAENISEEELLKLAYSVELQSEHPIAKGIVKEGKKRNLEVYQVTDYQNLTGKGLVAKVNSFEIAIVSPGVLRESNISFEEETFKKLAQEGKTVIFVLKDNMLQGMIALADIIRESSYKVIKELKDLGIETIMMTGDNERVANYVGEKLGMTQVIAEVLPHEKSNNIKALKEGGKKVAMVGDGVNDAPALAEADLGIAIGAGTDVAIETADVVLVNSNPVDILSTLKLSKASHRKMVQNLGWAAGYNIIAIPLAAGVLYSVGIVITPAIGAAVMSLSTIICAINAQLLKINNC, encoded by the coding sequence ATGGAATCAAAAAGCAAAGAGGATTATAACCATAAGGGACATCATCATGATCATCACCAATCTAAACATAAACATGAGGTACATGAACATCGTAGTCAAAGTTTAAATGAGAAGTCCAATCATTATGGGGAAGAGTATAGCAAAAATATTCAATCTGAACCGAATCATCATTCACATAATGAATCTGAACATCATAGCCATACTCACCGTAGACATGATGAAGGAGGGCATGATAAGCACCATGGTCACTCAATTGGAGATTTCAAAAAGCGTTTCTGGGTATCATTAGTATTAACTATACCAATATCGTATTTATCTATGATGATTCAAATGTTATTTGGGTATCATGTGGATTTCACTGGTGATACTTTCTTATTATTCTTATTATCTACAATAGTTTTCTTTTACGGGGGAAAGCCATTCCTACTTGGCGCATGGAGTGAAATAAAAGAAAGAGCCCCGGGTATGATGTTATTAATTACATTGGCTATAGTTACTGCCTATGTTTATAGTACGTTAACTGCATTCTTTATTGAAGGAAGTGACTTCTACTTCGAATTAGCAACCTTAATAGTAATTATGCTATTAGGTCACTGGATTGAAATGAAATCAATTATGGGGGCATCAAAGGCATTAGAAGAGCTGATTAAATTAATGCCAAAAGAGGCTCATAAAATTGATGCCTCTGGAAATATTGTTGATGTTTCTGTAGAAGATTTAAAACCTGGAAATCATATATTAGTAAAGCCAGGAGAAAAAATTCCTTTAGATGGAGTGATTTTTGAAGGACATTCAACAGTAGATGAATCAATGTTAACGGGAGAGTCTGTTCCTGTTGAAAAAACTGCAGGAATGAATGCTATTGGTGGAGCTATTAATAATGATGGTGTATTAAAAATAAATGTAACAAAAACAGGTAGTGATACTTACCTTGCTCAGGTTATTCAATTAGTAAGTGATGCAGAAAAAACGAAGTCAAAAGCTCAAGGATTTGCCGATACTGCTGCAAAGTGGCTATTTTATGTTGCAATTGTTGCAGGTCTTATTACGTTGGCTTATTGGGCGGTTACAGGTGATTTTGATTTTGCATTAGAAAGAATGGTTACTGTTTTAATTATTGCTTGTCCACATGCCCTTGGATTAGCTACGCCGCTTGTTACATCTAGATCGACTTCTATTGCAGCAAAAAATGGCTTATTAATACGAAATCGTACTTCATTTGAAAGTGCTTATCGAATAAATCGTATTGTATTCGATAAAACAGGTACCTTAACAGAAGGGAATTTTGGAGTAACAGATGTTCATCCAGCAGAAAATATCAGTGAAGAAGAACTATTAAAACTCGCATATTCTGTTGAATTGCAGTCTGAACATCCAATAGCTAAGGGAATTGTTAAAGAAGGGAAAAAACGTAATTTAGAAGTATATCAAGTAACTGACTATCAAAATTTAACTGGTAAAGGCCTTGTAGCGAAGGTTAACAGTTTTGAAATTGCAATAGTTAGTCCAGGTGTATTAAGAGAAAGTAATATTTCATTCGAAGAAGAAACTTTTAAAAAGCTAGCTCAAGAAGGAAAAACAGTTATTTTTGTATTAAAAGATAATATGTTACAAGGCATGATTGCATTAGCTGATATTATTCGCGAATCATCTTATAAAGTGATAAAAGAATTAAAGGATTTAGGGATTGAAACGATTATGATGACGGGCGATAACGAGCGAGTGGCAAACTATGTAGGTGAAAAGCTGGGAATGACACAAGTTATCGCTGAGGTATTACCACATGAAAAATCTAATAATATAAAAGCGTTAAAAGAAGGTGGAAAGAAAGTAGCGATGGTTGGTGATGGAGTGAATGATGCACCAGCGTTAGCTGAGGCAGATTTAGGGATTGCAATTGGAGCTGGAACAGACGTTGCCATTGAAACAGCGGATGTTGTCTTAGTAAATAGTAATCCAGTAGATATCCTAAGCACATTAAAGCTTTCAAAAGCTAGTCACCGAAAAATGGTTCAAAACCTTGGTTGGGCTGCAGGGTACAACATTATTGCAATTCCTCTTGCAGCTGGTGTTCTCTATAGCGTTGGTATTGTTATTACACCGGCAATAGGTGCAGCAGTTATGTCGTTGAGTACGATTATTTGTGCAATCAATGCTCAACTTTTAAAGATTAATAATTGCTAA